One Pseudomonadota bacterium DNA segment encodes these proteins:
- a CDS encoding IS3 family transposase (programmed frameshift), protein MERIPNAVYTKELREEAVRMITEGGLKAPEVARRLSIPKSTITYWVRAEKKGKLSDVGSSKKVITETEMELLSLKRELAQVKMERDFLKKNSRVLCQGVAVRYALMDTLRLSYTTPFMCRMLNVSPSGYYAWRKRPLSNHALEEGRLEGEIKAAHARTRGTYGPERLQQDLLAHGITVGISRIRRIRKKLGIRCKQIRKFKATTDSKHTLPAAENLLEQHFEVPSPNKVWVSDITYISTDEGWLYCAAHKDLFNGEIVGHALGSRITRDLIMRSLYRAVSTKKPPAGLIHHSDRGSQYCSLDYGEILERFNMKASMGKKGNCYDNASMESFWGTLKNELVYHQHYATKDEAMRDITEYIEIFYNRQRRQARLGYLSPVAYMRQFYERKDAA, encoded by the exons ATGGAAAGGATTCCCAATGCAGTATACACAAAGGAACTTCGGGAAGAAGCAGTAAGAATGATAACAGAGGGTGGCTTGAAAGCACCGGAGGTCGCACGCAGATTGTCGATTCCTAAATCAACCATAACCTATTGGGTCAGGGCAGAGAAAAAGGGCAAGCTTTCTGATGTGGGAAGTTCAAAGAAGGTCATTACCGAAACAGAAATGGAACTATTAAGCCTCAAGCGTGAACTTGCCCAGGTAAAGATGGAGCGTGATT TTCTTAAAAAAAACAGCCGCGTACTTTGCCAGGGAGTCGCAGTCAGGTACGCGCTGATGGATACACTGCGACTCTCCTATACCACTCCCTTTATGTGTCGTATGCTGAACGTATCGCCAAGCGGCTATTATGCATGGCGTAAACGTCCTCTATCAAACCATGCCCTGGAGGAAGGACGGCTCGAAGGTGAGATAAAGGCAGCCCATGCAAGAACCCGGGGAACCTATGGACCGGAACGATTGCAACAGGACCTTTTAGCCCATGGTATTACTGTCGGTATCTCACGGATCAGAAGGATCAGGAAAAAGCTCGGGATACGCTGTAAACAAATACGGAAGTTTAAGGCCACAACAGACTCCAAACATACGCTTCCTGCGGCAGAAAACCTTCTGGAGCAACACTTTGAGGTTCCATCACCAAATAAGGTCTGGGTCAGTGACATCACGTATATCTCTACCGATGAAGGATGGCTCTACTGTGCCGCCCACAAAGACCTCTTCAACGGAGAAATCGTCGGCCATGCCTTAGGATCGAGAATCACCAGAGACCTTATCATGAGGTCCCTTTACAGGGCAGTATCAACAAAGAAGCCTCCAGCAGGTCTTATCCATCATTCGGATAGGGGAAGCCAGTACTGCTCACTTGACTATGGAGAGATCCTTGAAAGGTTCAATATGAAGGCCTCCATGGGTAAAAAAGGAAACTGTTACGATAATGCTTCCATGGAGAGCTTCTGGGGAACACTGAAAAATGAACTTGTCTATCATCAACATTATGCGACAAAGGATGAGGCAATGAGGGATATTACTGAATATATTGAGATCTTTTACAACAGACAACGCAGACAGGCAAGGCTGGGGTATTTATCCCCTGTTGCCTATATGAGACAATTCTATGAGAGGAAAGATGCAGCATGA
- a CDS encoding ribonuclease H-like domain-containing protein: MKAYLDIETDRKGNMCVIGIFLEYNGFVQLYGKDITTNNVEMIMKNANTVVTFNGDSFDIPMIKKYLNLDLKVTHDSLDLFKVKKGLGIKGGLKELEKMFGIKRKTEGVNGYQAMLLWERYIRRGRVGEKDRLDALNLLLEYNKEDVLNLISLEKILFGQLKGE, translated from the coding sequence ATGAAAGCATATCTGGATATAGAAACCGACCGAAAGGGGAACATGTGTGTAATCGGCATATTCTTAGAATATAATGGGTTTGTTCAATTATACGGGAAAGATATAACTACAAATAATGTCGAAATGATTATGAAAAATGCAAATACTGTTGTTACCTTCAATGGCGACAGTTTCGACATACCCATGATTAAGAAATATCTCAATTTAGATTTAAAGGTAACCCACGATTCACTTGACCTCTTTAAGGTAAAAAAGGGGTTAGGAATAAAAGGGGGGTTAAAAGAACTTGAAAAGATGTTTGGAATAAAAAGAAAAACAGAAGGGGTAAATGGTTACCAGGCAATGCTATTATGGGAAAGGTATATTAGAAGAGGCAGGGTCGGCGAAAAGGATAGACTTGATGCCCTCAACCTTCTCCTCGAATATAATAAAGAGGATGTACTAAACCTTATCAGCCTTGAAAAGATTCTCTTTGGCCAGCTTAAAGGAGAATAA
- a CDS encoding 4Fe-4S binding protein — translation MPAKVDEDACTGCGACAEVCPADAITVDDMAKVDPELCTECGACTEECPVEAITLEE, via the coding sequence ATGCCTGCAAAAGTAGATGAAGATGCCTGCACAGGATGTGGAGCATGCGCAGAGGTTTGCCCTGCTGACGCTATAACCGTTGATGATATGGCAAAGGTTGATCCCGAGCTCTGCACGGAATGTGGTGCATGCACAGAAGAATGCCCTGTAGAAGCAATTACTTTGGAAGAGTGA
- a CDS encoding alpha/beta fold hydrolase encodes MLEPFEIKSSYNKISGIMVIPGGKKQYPCVILSHGLVSSKESSKYISLSESFAETGIATCRFDYHGCGESEGSIEETTLTIRIENLDSVAEFVFNHHLINPEKVGIIGSSFGGTTGVVKAARDKRIKCISLWATPYKLENKEDGWISEIKFKKTLFRDFLSYNVLSEAEKVSCVLVIHGEMDEVVPYHEGKAIYKNTKRPKKIEIIKGADHIFSHPSHRRKAINLALNWFRGYLMGR; translated from the coding sequence ATGCTGGAACCCTTTGAAATCAAATCATCATATAACAAAATAAGCGGCATTATGGTGATTCCAGGGGGTAAAAAACAATATCCCTGCGTGATTCTTTCCCATGGGTTGGTAAGTTCAAAAGAAAGCTCCAAATATATCTCTCTCTCAGAAAGTTTTGCTGAAACAGGTATAGCAACCTGTAGATTTGATTACCATGGATGTGGGGAAAGTGAAGGCAGTATAGAAGAGACTACACTGACTATCAGGATTGAAAATCTTGATTCTGTTGCTGAATTTGTCTTTAATCATCATCTTATAAACCCGGAAAAGGTTGGTATCATAGGAAGTAGTTTTGGTGGTACCACAGGTGTGGTTAAGGCCGCAAGAGATAAAAGGATAAAATGTATATCCCTGTGGGCAACCCCTTATAAATTAGAAAATAAAGAGGATGGATGGATATCAGAAATAAAATTTAAAAAAACCCTTTTTAGAGACTTTCTTTCATATAACGTCCTGTCTGAAGCAGAAAAGGTATCATGTGTATTGGTAATCCATGGAGAAATGGATGAGGTCGTCCCCTATCATGAAGGAAAAGCAATATATAAAAATACTAAAAGACCAAAAAAAATTGAAATCATAAAAGGGGCGGATCACATATTTTCTCATCCATCACACAGAAGAAAAGCAATAAATCTTGCGCTTAATTGGTTCCGCGGATACCTAATGGGAAGATAA